The Cygnus olor isolate bCygOlo1 chromosome 2, bCygOlo1.pri.v2, whole genome shotgun sequence genome contains the following window.
GCTGCTGACACCTTCTGCATCTGCAGGTGCAGGCAGTATTTCTAGGTTGGGCTCCTCCCagcattttcagatattttcatgGAGTCTTTTCTACTTAGCTCTGTGTGAATAACTTGGAACAAGACTTtgactgaaaagcagcaaacagctgTACAGACATTACATTGTACCCAGTGTTATACTGAAGATCATGTTTTTGCCTCaacacaaaaaaatgctttggtgATGATGTGTTTCTAATTCTTAAGGACTTGAGATAGCGCATGCAAAACTTGCCGTTTGCTTAAGGAGTCAATGATTAGACTCTCATGCAttgcctttctgttttgctaCTTCAGAGTCAGCTGAAGCCTTCTTAAAGTTAGCATTTTCCAAAGCCTGAAAGTTAATGTAAAATCCTTAAAGCAAAACTTTCAGCTAGTGGAAACAAGCTAAATCATCCTGGGATTATCAGAGGAGCGATGCTGATCTATGCCAGAATATGCCACACAGTTGTGAGGCCATGCTACACTTCCCTCTCACCCAGGCCCCCAAAAAGGAAGAATGTGCCCATTTAATGATATATTTGAAATTGCACATATGCATTTCAAGGTCAGACAAGCaacactgctgttttttctacttgtaaggaaaaaaagtcagaaaggCATTCTGATGAGATAGCAACAACAGCCTGCAATTGTAATGGTTGTTCTTACCAGTGTGGGTTCTGATGTGTCCTTGAAGTAGCCATGGCCTGGAGAAAGCCTTGCCACAGATCTTGCAGACACAAGGTAGTGTGTGGGTCCTGATGTGCATCTTAAGCGCTCCCAGGCTGACATACTCCTTGTCACAGTACTTGCAGCTGAACGATTTCCTAGACTGGGCATCACAATGCAGCTGCTTATGTTTGGCCAACCCAGAGAAAGTTGAATAGGTCTTGTTGCATAAACTGCACTGAAACTTTTCGGCTTCGATTGCATGGGGGTCTGAAAGCTTTGACTGGATTCTCTCTTCTTCATCGCTAATGGGACTTTCCGAACCGCTGTGATCTTTGGAGGAGGTGTCAGAAGGTGGAGGTGGGCTGACTCTTCCCAAAGATGAGGGGTATCCAGAAAGTGGAGAGAGGTCATTGGGTAGTGGAGATGGTAGCAGCCCGGTTGTAGTCCACACAGTAATGGGGTTGTAAGCTACAGAGCTCAGGATCTCTGGCTGTGGTATGATAGGGACTGGATAGCTTTCATACAGGTATGGGGATATAATCactggagaaagaagaaaattttaaggtTAGAGaactgaaaagtatttcagaaggcaacaaaattaacatttgtaGGATTAAAAAGTGCATAAATCAAACACTCAGTATGGTCGTCTCAATATAGGGAGGACTAAGGAAATACTATTTGATACATACATACTGATGTGTAGAGACAGCATTATAGTTTGAATTATAGTTTGAGAGTCTCTTCAAGGCAGCATGCTCTTTCTAAACCTATGCAGCCTGATACACTAAAGCAGTGAAACTTCCTGAAGGATCTGCATAAAAGTTTCAATTCCATTTCCAACAGATGTAGAACAGGAAAACTCCAAATCCTCTTTTAATAACTGAGTTCAAGTGGATGAGCAAACTTCGTGATTCATTCTGAGCAACATTGCCATATTTCTCAGAACTCCCTCATTGTAAGCAAAAGATAAAAGAGCTAGCAGTGAACTAACCCATTCTCCAAAGCCTGTAAAAGCAATCCCACCCCTCCTCTTTACCGCCACACCATAAACACAACCTCAGAAGCAACGCGGCGGCCGTCGATCTCATTTTGTTACCTGTATGAGTGTCCAGTTCGCTGTAATTTGGCTTCTTGGATGAATTGAAATGCTTCTTGACCAGGAAGGAGCGTGGCATTTTGAATGCAGGGTTTCTCCTTCTTCCAGAGCCTCCTTTCGGGTTCGTGTAACGGTGCCTGGCTGGTGTGCAGCACGCACGCACACTATCACTGCTGGTACATCGGTCCCTATCGCATTGTCTGCCCCGCGCCGTCCATGCACTCTGCTTGTGTAGTGGCAGTGCAGAGGCGCCTTGAAAAGTGCTGTAAATACCCACAAGTCAGGTGCAGGGGGGAAGGGTTTTCTGCTCCTCCAATCACTTCTGGATGTTCTCAAGCACTTTTCCAAACAGCCTGTTTTTCTGGGAGGGCTGCTCGCAGGACGGATCCAATCCCTGCTTGGAGGGTTTGCTTCAGGTTTCAGCTCCTCCCGCTGGAGACAGCTGTGAACAGAGGAGCAGTCTGTTGTCAGAGCACATTATCCTTCTGCAAAGTGTACGTTGCTCTTCAGAATTTCTGACTAGAAAAACGTGTCGGTCAaagtgcttttttaaattttattttttaaaaaggtcagTTTACTGATTCAGTtgaatcctttttttcttcctggataAGTCATGTGTACcgaaagtctttttctttttctttttctttttctttttcttttttttttttctttttctttttctttttctttttctttttcttttttctttttctttttctttccttttctttttcttttcttttccttttgttttcccttttcctttatttttttattttttttattttttttaaatctatctGGTGTGTAAAAATTTATCTGTCTGGTTTCCAGATGCTTGATATAAGAATTACAATGGAACAAACTGTTCATTAAGGGCAGAAGGGGGGGACATTACAAGATAACAAGCTAGCCGGCAGAGCTAATGGAAGGTTTTGAACAGACTGTGTGCCTGCTCTGTTTGGGAGCTGCCTTTGAAAAGTTGCGTTCAGGAAATGCTGGAGACTAGCAGCATGCCTCCCTAACCTGGCCCTTCCAGGCAGAAGGGCCAGTAAGATACTTCAAATGAGTCAAAGCAGAGGGAGCAGCCCATGAAAAGGCAACACATTTCAGAGCTGGGTGATAGGTTTTATATGTTACACATATGCATACTGCTTCAGACTGTTCATGTGAAGgacactttcattttttactttaaaaatctaCAGAATGCAAAACCTCGACCTTTCCTTCCTTGGGAGTAGTTATGTCACTCTTTTGCCTATCCTCTTAGAGCATTGCCAAGGAAATTTTCCTAATTATCCAAAGCAGTTAAAAGATGCACAGATAAGCAAAACTCCCAAAATTATAGACTGGGCAatttaaatgtctcttaaatGTACTTCTCCATTAGTATATTTAGGACCTCTTGATTTCCTATGAAGGTATAATCTGAGTTATGTATTTCATTTAGGATGAAAGTCTCTCAAATGTGCCACAGAAATTTCTGGTTATCTAGATTGGTTTTGAGAAGCCATTTAGTCAcagatatgtttttttaattttaaaacatttgcgTTTTGAAAATGTGGATGGCTGAACACTGGTGGATTTCTAACACAGACCACACTCTGACCGAGTCCTGCTCTGtcctccccacccctctccccccctttGCGTCTTAACTCCACCTGCCTGGGCACATATTGGTATGCTGTGCTGGCGTGCCGCTAGGGCTCTGTCCTGTTGGGAGGGGTGTTGCACAGAGACCACCCCagcccccccttttttttttttttttgcagcaggtGTCGGAAtagagatgtgaaaaaaaaaatctctctggtTCTGTTAAGACACGTAAGAGCAAAGTGCTTGTCAAGCTGCATGACTTCTTAATCTTTGGGATGCCAAAACAAGTGCAGGGAAAGTTAGCCATTTTCAAGAACTGATTAAAAAGATTCAGCTGTTCAGTGTCTAGCTCTGGTGTGTGTCAGTGAAAGGTGTCACATGGATTTCCAAGCTGCGGGGAACACACCCAGActagggaaggaaagggaaagtgGCAATGAAAGGGACTTCCAAGTTACCTGCTTCAtagctggggtggaggaagaaatgcagctcttcacagcacagaaagcaatgCTGGCCAAAACACAAGCTGTTGCTTTCCTCCTCTCTACAGGAATGAAGAAATCTACAACACGTTTTTGAAAGGGGCGTTTGTGGCACCGGTCCCCTCTCAGCTCTTCCATCTGAGAAGTCCCCGTCGCCTGCCAGCTCTGGGAAAGCATTGTATTTCAGGATGTGAGGCATTAGTCTGTATCTAAATAGTCTGTTACATGAGCTGTGATTCAGACCTTGAGCTGGTTTAAGTTTGTGTGTTGAAATGAATGGAGCCATGCAGATTTTCACTGGCTCGAGATCTGTTCCTTTGTATATTTGTTAAAAGTAAAGGGCCTGATTCACCAGTGAGGTACTCCCTCTCAGGGCATTTTCACCAGCATAACACTGTAGTGATGCAGTTTAAATTAATTGCACTTATATAAATCACAGAAGCGTAAGCAGTTAGCCCACTGGCTGAGCTGACTGAAGGATGTTAGGAATTGGATAGAAGACATGTTATTACATGGTTCTGAAAGGATATTAGCAGTACATACTACCTGAGTGAGGTCTGCTGTCAAAAAAAGGGAGAGTCTGCATGAGGGGTGGGTGAGTCAGAGTAAACAGGTGTTCTGGGTATTTACAGCAAATGTGGATGAGAGGGCACTCGCCGACGTGCAGCATCCATCCCTGAGCaagaaaggaaacacaaaggTCGAGCAcagagggtggatgggagggTACCCCTCAgccagggaggcagggaggtgcAGGGCTGGTGGAGGGCAGCAGATGCTCCCCGACGGCTCCTGCCGCCTGCGGGCAAAGCCTTGCGTCCACCTACAAAAAGTCAGGCCGAGTGCTTCCCCTGCGCATTTTACAATTAGTTGGTCTTTCTGGGCTTCTTTAGGTTGTCACTTTGAAAGCTGGTGTAAAGCTGTCTTGCTAATGCCACTGTACTGCTAATTGCTGCTCTGTGAAGCGGGTGGGAAGTGACCTGAGCACATCCGCTGCCTGAAAGCTTGGTATGTGCTTTGCTCTGACAGCATGGCTAGGCCCAAAGATTCAACCAtctagcagatttttttttattttttttttaaagaccgGGACACTTGTTTATGTGTCTAAATAAAAAACTGTGAGCCTCAGTTTCTGACAGCTCCACTAAATCCCCTTCCTGTCAGGCTTTCTGAGAGGGACAGCAACTTTTGTTACACAGCTTTCTGGAAATGGAAGGGTGCCAGAACTGTGTTTGTTAtcaaagagggaagaaggacCCAAGCTAAGCCATTACCAGCTcagtttttctcattaaaaagttTATGTCCTTACCAAGCATCAATTAATAACAAGATCGTGGATCAGAAAATAGTAAATATCTGGATAAGTCACAGCAGAATCATGAAAAGTAGTTTTAGAATGTTAAATGAGTTATGCTGGAACACTGTTCCTAGAGTAGACTACATTTGTCTGGCAGCAGACACAGCAGTGTTGAGCATGTTTTGCCTGGGCCTGCCATGGAGCCCATGGAAGGCAGTGCAGCGAGGTTCAGAGGAACCCCCAGGAGGCACTGAGCCCAGTGGAGCATACCAAAAATAGCTATGGAGGGTTACTGATGCAGGTGCCGGCTTCATCCCAGGGGGGGCACAAGCAGAAGTAACTCACACTTATGGTATAGCTCTTTCAGTTTATAAGCTTCCTACAATTCAGAGGAAAGGATGAAATGGTTATTAtggaggaagaagaatgaaaaggGGATCAGTTTTCAATAGCCAATAGTATGTGGAATATATCGGCTATTCTTCAGTCttattctgtgctttcttaTTTCTCCCTTAGTGCCAGCTGATATATCCTGGGAAAGTAAAGCAGAGGTGTAACTTGGAGGCAGTAAAGGTTTAGTAGACCCAAAAGGTGAGGAGTACCTCATTTGTAATTATGTTGAATGGCTGAGAGGGGTAAGCCTGAAATTAACAGagtagagagaaaaaattaGGGAGTGGTATTACTTCCCATTGCCCTGACACATTTACCTTaggaaattttttttgaaacacgtttttaggaaaacttttttcttcatgttttacTTCAACCTTACAGATTCTGACCAGAACTATGATCAGGAATGGCAGCAACTTTAGAGGGACTGGTATGAAATTATGTGGAACACCAGTCTTGTATGCTTACTGTTCAGTGAGTCAGAAGAAATCtctgcattttggaaaatttttTGAATTCAAGTTAAAATTCTTCACATTTTGAAGGTTTCACACCAattaacacacttttttttttctttttttcttctaaaatcaGTAGCCTTAAGTCAGAGTTATCAAGTTCAGTTATGTAATAAGATCTAAACTTCTGAGATTCAGTGAGATTAAGAACCAAATTTGCTTTTAGGACATGTTATAGAACTGTGTTCCtctgtgttttggtttattCAGGTTTGTAATTCCAGTTTAAGCATATTAAAGAAGCGATTATTGAACCACAAAAGTCTGATTCAGTCTCAACTTTCAAAGTTTTCAAAGTCAAGAAGCTTTGAAGAGGGTGCCTTAGAGGTCTAAGCCCAtctgcaatgttttctttttttttttttttctttctttatatatttatatacatatgtaaagAATGTTAATTGTAAGGAAACTTACCTTTATTAATAAGATGCAAAATGGTCCCTTTTGGACCAAGTAGTTCAAGCAAGGCCAGCTTCTGTGTGCTTTCCTTCACACCTGTGGAACTTCACTGACTTAAGAGGGTTCAATTTAGAGTCAATTT
Protein-coding sequences here:
- the SNAI2 gene encoding zinc finger protein SNAI2 encodes the protein MPRSFLVKKHFNSSKKPNYSELDTHTVIISPYLYESYPVPIIPQPEILSSVAYNPITVWTTTGLLPSPLPNDLSPLSGYPSSLGRVSPPPPSDTSSKDHSGSESPISDEEERIQSKLSDPHAIEAEKFQCSLCNKTYSTFSGLAKHKQLHCDAQSRKSFSCKYCDKEYVSLGALKMHIRTHTLPCVCKICGKAFSRPWLLQGHIRTHTGEKPFSCPHCNRAFADRSNLRAHLQTHSDVKKYQCKNCSKTFSRMSLLHKHEESGCCVAH